In the Candidatus Dormiibacterota bacterium genome, one interval contains:
- the lepB gene encoding signal peptidase I yields MTRLLNGRRLLSLILEIALLCILLFAFFVRTPQVSGRSMAPGISSGEYVLIDTLAYRFSRPARGDIVAFRRSDDPSAGPSIYIKRIIGLPGDRVAIRDGIVYVDAKRLSEPYVRYRDAHSFSPIVVPAGALYVLGDNRADSEDSRAFGCIPETAVIGRALAGIWPPQALRGL; encoded by the coding sequence ATGACGCGGCTGCTGAACGGGCGCCGGTTGCTGAGCCTGATCCTCGAGATCGCGCTGCTCTGCATTTTGCTCTTCGCCTTCTTCGTGCGCACGCCGCAAGTCTCGGGCCGCTCGATGGCCCCCGGAATCTCCTCCGGTGAGTACGTCTTGATCGACACGCTCGCGTACCGCTTCTCGCGGCCGGCTCGGGGCGACATCGTCGCCTTCCGGCGCAGCGACGATCCTTCGGCTGGGCCCAGCATCTACATCAAGCGCATCATCGGGCTGCCGGGCGACCGCGTCGCGATTCGCGACGGCATCGTCTACGTCGACGCGAAGCGGCTCTCGGAGCCGTACGTACGCTATCGCGACGCGCACAGCTTCTCTCCGATCGTCGTGCCCGCCGGTGCGCTCTACGTTCTGGGCGACAACCGTGCCGACAGCGAGGACTCCCGCGCCTTCGGGTGCATTCCCGAGACCGCGGTGATCGGCAGGGCTCTTGCCGGAATCTGGCCGCCGCAGGCACTGCGCGGACTATGA
- the ylqF gene encoding ribosome biogenesis GTPase YlqF: MIQWYPGHMARATRKVGEALRLVDVVVEAVDARVPHSGANPALNRLTAHKRRIVALTRSDLADPKTTRRWLEAFARQGVDAIALDAREQRSVARIVTLLAQVSPASARAMVVGIPNAGKSTLVNALLKRAAAKTERRPGVTRRTQWFRLSPRVELMDTPGILMPKIASQTSQWKLAAVGAVPSERYDPQDVAARLERWSRQRDLDRVPPLDAFTTERGFVRRGGKVDAHTAAQSYLRAFDQGKFGRISLESPDDAEAT, translated from the coding sequence ATGATCCAGTGGTACCCGGGGCACATGGCCCGTGCGACGCGCAAGGTCGGCGAAGCGCTGCGCCTCGTCGACGTCGTTGTCGAAGCTGTCGACGCGCGCGTGCCGCACAGCGGCGCGAACCCCGCGCTAAATCGCTTGACCGCTCACAAACGCCGAATCGTGGCATTGACGCGTAGCGATCTCGCGGATCCGAAGACGACGCGTCGCTGGCTCGAAGCATTCGCCCGGCAGGGAGTCGACGCCATCGCGCTCGACGCGCGCGAGCAGCGCAGCGTCGCGCGCATCGTCACGCTGCTCGCACAGGTGAGTCCCGCGAGCGCTCGCGCGATGGTCGTGGGCATTCCCAACGCCGGGAAGTCGACGCTCGTGAACGCGCTGCTCAAGCGCGCCGCAGCGAAGACCGAGCGGCGCCCGGGCGTGACGCGGCGTACGCAGTGGTTTCGCCTCTCGCCGCGCGTCGAGCTCATGGACACGCCGGGGATCCTCATGCCGAAAATCGCATCGCAGACCTCGCAATGGAAGCTCGCTGCCGTTGGCGCCGTTCCGAGCGAACGGTACGATCCGCAAGATGTGGCGGCACGCCTCGAGCGCTGGTCGAGGCAACGCGACCTCGACCGCGTCCCCCCGCTCGATGCCTTCACGACGGAGCGCGGCTTCGTCCGGCGGGGCGGCAAGGTTGATGCTCACACCGCGGCGCAATCCTACCTCCGTGCGTTCGACCAAGGAAAGTTCGGGCGCATTTCTCTTGAATCGCCGGATGACGCCGAAGCAACGTAG
- a CDS encoding ribonuclease HII encodes MTPKQRRSKTKYERERRRLHRLHLLENAARERGYLLVAGIDEVGRGPLAGPVIAACVVVSKPLMLPGLNDSKQVRPEQRRRLAEQIKERADAWAIGSASVAEIDRLNIYYASVLAMERAIEALSCVPEYLFTDAIRIRSFAGPQEPLIKGDERCAVVAAASIVAKVYRDALLEQLDREDPRYGFAAHKGYSTPEHIAALERYGPCAHHRANWARVQALMLELFSEPLHD; translated from the coding sequence ATGACGCCGAAGCAACGTAGATCGAAGACGAAATACGAGCGCGAGCGGCGCAGGCTCCATCGGCTGCACCTGCTGGAGAACGCCGCACGCGAGCGCGGCTATCTGCTCGTCGCAGGCATCGACGAAGTCGGGCGCGGGCCGCTCGCAGGGCCCGTGATCGCCGCGTGCGTCGTCGTGTCGAAACCGCTGATGCTGCCCGGCTTGAACGACTCGAAGCAAGTTCGTCCGGAGCAGCGGCGACGGCTCGCGGAACAGATCAAGGAGCGGGCCGACGCGTGGGCGATCGGGTCCGCGAGCGTAGCGGAGATCGATCGCCTCAATATCTACTACGCGAGCGTTTTGGCCATGGAGCGGGCCATCGAGGCACTCTCCTGTGTGCCGGAGTACCTCTTCACCGATGCCATACGCATTCGATCGTTCGCCGGACCGCAAGAGCCGTTGATCAAAGGCGACGAGCGCTGCGCGGTCGTGGCCGCGGCGTCGATCGTCGCGAAAGTCTATCGCGACGCGCTCTTGGAGCAGCTCGATCGGGAGGACCCGCGCTACGGGTTCGCGGCGCACAAGGGCTACTCCACGCCGGAACACATCGCTGCGCTCGAACGATACGGGCCGTGCGCGCATCACCGCGCAAACTGGGCACGCGTTCAGGCACTCATGCTCGAGCTTTTCTCCGAGCCGCTGCATGACTAA
- a CDS encoding YraN family protein, producing the protein MTNTAKGKTAEMHAEELLSSRGYRVIERNARMPGAEIDLVCVDGKTLVFVEVKRRDGTRFGSALSAVDARKRARLRAAAADYAQILAPRARVRFDVVAVDGDRTTLHRDVF; encoded by the coding sequence ATGACTAATACGGCGAAAGGCAAGACCGCAGAAATGCATGCCGAGGAGCTCCTTTCCAGCCGCGGGTACCGCGTGATCGAGCGCAACGCACGCATGCCTGGTGCAGAGATCGATCTGGTCTGCGTCGACGGTAAGACGCTCGTCTTCGTCGAGGTAAAGCGGCGCGACGGCACGCGCTTCGGCTCCGCACTCTCGGCGGTCGACGCACGAAAGCGCGCGAGGTTGCGCGCGGCTGCCGCCGACTACGCGCAGATCCTCGCACCGCGCGCGCGCGTCCGGTTCGACGTCGTCGCAGTCGACGGCGACCGCACGACGCTCCATCGAGACGTGTTCTGA
- a CDS encoding APC family permease — MATQAARQAPRPELRRAVTPWGSFSWGYSDVGADIFIGLGLVLAAAAGASNVAFLFAGMVYVCIGLAYTELAAAYPFAGGGPYFVLRGLGDVFGFIAGWAVLLDFTIDITLFAWSCIDYSSQLLPVLVNSNHPWVHFAAVLGLIVGLCVLNVIGVRESTAFNGIVSALDVVSETCILCFGFLFAFQPELLIHNMSVSWPSPYHLMLGTSLAIISFVGLESISQAAQETYRPASVIPRTSVALILTILIFALAYSNLALGMQPWHPIVGNHGQHLQFWQIFPSNPDNQGKAVALLAAQVPYWGAIAALYVPVLGAILLLISSNSGVFGSSRIAYSMSRADLLPSLFQRVHPRFRTPMVSIVAFCGLAAVTLVFAALPALFPGAMSFYARVFHGESGLDFLADLYAFGAATSYSFVFLALIALRLIDPHSPRKFKIPLNIPVRFRGEQASIPLLGIVGFAGIFSILVFTLMTHPIGRIAGPSWLIVGVILYFVYRRHRRLPYLRSQKHDWRRHQMEILRTSGDLELLDEYTANLKAAENRAGNGPHA, encoded by the coding sequence ATGGCGACGCAGGCCGCGCGGCAGGCGCCGCGGCCCGAACTCCGGCGCGCCGTGACGCCATGGGGATCGTTCTCATGGGGCTATTCCGACGTCGGCGCCGATATCTTCATCGGTCTCGGCTTGGTGCTCGCGGCGGCGGCGGGCGCCTCCAACGTCGCCTTCCTCTTTGCCGGCATGGTCTACGTCTGCATCGGCCTCGCGTATACCGAGCTCGCAGCCGCCTATCCATTTGCCGGCGGCGGTCCGTACTTCGTGCTGCGCGGGTTGGGCGACGTCTTCGGTTTCATCGCGGGCTGGGCCGTGCTGCTCGACTTCACGATCGACATCACGCTCTTCGCGTGGAGCTGCATCGACTACTCGAGCCAACTCTTACCGGTGCTCGTGAACTCGAATCACCCGTGGGTGCACTTCGCGGCCGTTCTCGGATTGATCGTCGGGCTGTGCGTGCTCAACGTGATCGGCGTGCGCGAGAGCACCGCCTTCAACGGGATCGTCTCGGCGCTCGACGTCGTCAGCGAGACGTGCATCCTCTGCTTCGGTTTTCTTTTCGCCTTCCAGCCTGAGCTGCTCATTCACAACATGAGCGTGAGCTGGCCGAGCCCCTATCACCTCATGCTCGGCACATCGCTCGCCATCATCTCGTTCGTCGGCCTCGAATCGATCTCGCAAGCCGCGCAGGAGACGTACCGTCCGGCATCGGTTATTCCGCGCACCTCCGTCGCGCTGATTCTGACGATCTTGATCTTCGCGCTCGCGTATTCGAATCTCGCGCTCGGCATGCAGCCGTGGCATCCCATCGTCGGCAATCACGGGCAACATCTCCAGTTTTGGCAGATCTTTCCGTCCAATCCGGACAATCAAGGCAAGGCCGTCGCGCTGCTCGCCGCGCAAGTTCCGTACTGGGGCGCGATCGCGGCGCTCTACGTTCCCGTCCTCGGCGCAATCTTGCTGCTCATCTCGTCGAACTCCGGGGTCTTCGGCAGTTCGCGCATCGCCTACTCGATGAGCCGCGCGGATCTGCTTCCATCGCTGTTTCAGCGCGTGCACCCGCGTTTCCGTACGCCGATGGTCTCGATCGTCGCGTTCTGTGGTCTTGCCGCGGTTACGCTCGTCTTCGCCGCCTTGCCCGCGCTCTTCCCAGGAGCGATGTCGTTTTACGCGCGCGTCTTTCACGGCGAGAGCGGCCTCGATTTTCTCGCGGATCTCTATGCATTCGGAGCGGCGACGAGTTATTCGTTCGTCTTCCTCGCGCTCATCGCTCTGCGCCTCATCGATCCGCACAGCCCCCGCAAGTTCAAGATACCACTCAACATTCCAGTGCGGTTCCGTGGCGAACAGGCGAGCATTCCGCTGCTCGGGATCGTCGGCTTCGCCGGAATATTCTCGATCCTGGTCTTCACGCTGATGACGCATCCGATCGGACGCATCGCGGGGCCGTCCTGGCTGATCGTGGGCGTCATCCTCTACTTCGTGTATCGCCGCCACCGCCGTCTGCCGTATCTGCGCTCGCAGAAGCACGACTGGCGACGGCATCAAATGGAGATCTTGCGGACCTCCGGGGATCTCGAGCTGCTCGACGAGTACACGGCGAACCTCAAAGCGGCTGAAAATCGCGCAGGGAACGGCCCTCATGCGTAG
- a CDS encoding universal stress protein, producing the protein MMPVTGEVHATLVGAASAALLAIAIVLTFWWMLHPPASTVERRAKEAATELERMVGSIIVVFTPEIASSHMMALAAKVARGERSELLAIYVIELPYTLPPDAEMPIEERAALDALGAAESIAKNSGISIRTEIVKARSTKQAVLDIAKRERANLIVIGDHREGKYVGAPLSRTIEEIAADAKCDVLIGVEGKHGTLFVGEASQNVATEPPASHS; encoded by the coding sequence ATGATGCCCGTAACCGGCGAGGTGCACGCAACGCTCGTCGGAGCGGCCTCGGCCGCACTGCTCGCCATAGCGATCGTGCTGACGTTTTGGTGGATGCTCCACCCCCCAGCCTCGACGGTCGAACGCCGCGCAAAAGAGGCTGCGACAGAGCTCGAGCGAATGGTTGGCTCCATCATCGTGGTCTTCACGCCCGAAATCGCGTCGAGCCACATGATGGCGCTGGCAGCAAAGGTCGCTCGTGGGGAACGCTCGGAACTGCTCGCGATCTACGTCATCGAACTGCCGTACACGCTTCCGCCGGATGCAGAGATGCCGATCGAAGAGCGCGCCGCGCTCGACGCGCTCGGTGCAGCGGAATCGATTGCAAAGAACAGCGGCATTTCGATCCGGACGGAGATCGTCAAGGCGCGCTCGACCAAACAGGCGGTACTCGACATTGCCAAGCGAGAGCGAGCGAACCTCATCGTCATAGGAGACCATCGCGAAGGAAAGTACGTCGGCGCTCCGTTGAGCCGAACCATCGAAGAGATCGCCGCAGACGCAAAGTGCGACGTTCTCATCGGCGTCGAAGGAAAGCA